From the Deltaproteobacteria bacterium genome, one window contains:
- a CDS encoding thioredoxin domain-containing protein, which translates to MFTTANSKISAHNALIDWILRTLAIVGLGASVVLLWDYTQTSNMFCGPGQGCDLVRASRFAYIAGIPTPVFAVTYFLFILILLHLQLPIARRLLTLAATLGGFTGIALFIEQAVFIKAFCKYCCIGDFAQLSIAVLVLLNRKPIAPLTKRGRLGFSALFLIGFGAPFVFGLVTQPPAVSENNSKPISACVREANTGVITVVEFVDFQCPYCRTQHFALNRIVETMSAELGKPIRAVRKHFPLAMHKYAADAARVAVCAEAAGRGELMVDILFSADDLSLPALQMNASQLGIDKNSLTACMHSNSTNSRLADDYTCGKQSNITALPTFYIGETRFQGLQKDEKVITAIKRAAKEIHKQ; encoded by the coding sequence ATGTTTACTACTGCGAATTCAAAGATTTCTGCGCATAATGCGCTTATTGATTGGATTTTACGAACCTTAGCCATTGTAGGTTTAGGTGCAAGTGTAGTTTTATTATGGGATTATACCCAAACATCAAATATGTTTTGTGGACCAGGCCAAGGTTGTGATCTAGTTAGAGCATCACGTTTTGCATATATTGCAGGTATTCCAACACCGGTTTTTGCTGTCACTTATTTTTTGTTTATTTTAATATTATTACACTTGCAGTTACCAATTGCTCGTCGCTTACTTACTTTAGCCGCAACTTTGGGTGGGTTTACGGGTATTGCACTATTTATTGAGCAAGCTGTTTTTATTAAAGCTTTTTGCAAATATTGTTGTATTGGTGATTTTGCTCAGCTGAGTATTGCGGTTTTGGTCTTATTAAATAGAAAGCCAATAGCACCGCTTACTAAGCGTGGCCGTTTAGGTTTTAGTGCACTTTTTTTAATAGGTTTTGGTGCACCTTTTGTTTTTGGCTTAGTTACTCAGCCACCCGCAGTTTCAGAAAATAATTCAAAGCCAATATCTGCTTGTGTGCGGGAGGCAAATACTGGCGTTATCACTGTAGTTGAGTTTGTTGATTTTCAATGTCCATATTGTCGCACTCAGCATTTCGCACTTAATCGCATAGTTGAAACGATGAGCGCAGAATTAGGTAAGCCTATTCGTGCTGTGCGCAAACATTTTCCTCTAGCTATGCATAAATATGCTGCGGACGCTGCACGGGTGGCAGTTTGTGCAGAAGCAGCTGGTCGTGGTGAATTAATGGTTGATATTTTATTTTCAGCTGATGATTTATCTTTACCGGCGTTGCAAATGAACGCTAGCCAATTAGGTATTGATAAGAATAGTTTAACTGCTTGTATGCATTCAAATAGCACCAACAGTCGCTTAGCTGACGATTATACCTGCGGCAAGCAATCAAATATTACAGCATTGCCGACTTTTTATATCGGCGAAACTAGATTTCAAGGTTTGCAAAAAGATGAAAAAGTTATCACAGCAATAAAGCGTGCAGCAAAAGAAATACATAAGCAGTAA